The following coding sequences lie in one Mycobacterium sp. Z3061 genomic window:
- a CDS encoding PE domain-containing protein — translation MSYVTTAPGFLTTAATDLAQIGAALQAGNLGALLPTTDLAAAAADEVSTAVAALFGTHGLQYQAAAVQAASYYEQFVQNLGVAATSYSGAEAAATAALDGLDSVVAQGFQGLVYGPLHTAGDAWIASPLGQTLDPIINAPTTLLFGRGLIGHGAAGTAAHPTGGAGGFLFGDGGTGYSPTAGVTPGGTGGNAGLIGNGGAGGAGFGGAIGGTGGVGGWLMGNGGLGGAGGAGGSGGQALFFGNGGDAAGGGFAGRGGLFVGTHGTGALPTAGPGTLIQIDFVRHAQSIANAQGWIDTAVPGVSLTALGQQQAAAIAAVLDPPNQYAGIFASELLRTQQTASYLTANPQILAGLNEINAGIYEGLPQISPAGILYLMGPIAWTLGFPLVPMLAPGSTNVNGIVFNNAFNQSVQAMYNTAMGNPIVSPVTGHITDVAYSSAFTIEVGTLMNVNNPNPLLLLTHQLNNTSVVVMQGDPKGGWNLVSWDGVPVGPANLPTKLFVDFRNLIVPPQVAAWNAFEGLLSGDPTTFAIAVRDGLEGVGTATANFPLAVVEDFIDSLTHPSLSGLTGLPVPV, via the coding sequence ATGTCGTATGTGACTACGGCGCCGGGCTTCTTGACGACGGCGGCTACAGACTTGGCGCAGATCGGGGCGGCCCTGCAAGCTGGAAACCTCGGGGCACTACTTCCGACGACCGACCTGGCGGCAGCGGCCGCTGACGAGGTGTCGACGGCCGTCGCGGCGTTGTTCGGCACGCACGGTCTGCAGTACCAGGCGGCGGCTGTTCAGGCGGCGTCGTACTACGAGCAGTTCGTGCAGAACCTGGGTGTTGCCGCGACGTCGTACTCGGGTGCCGAGGCCGCCGCTACCGCTGCGCTGGACGGCTTGGATTCTGTTGTCGCCCAAGGTTTTCAGGGCCTGGTCTATGGTCCGCTGCATACCGCCGGTGATGCCTGGATCGCCAGTCCGCTGGGTCAGACGCTGGACCCGATCATCAACGCGCCGACGACCCTGCTGTTCGGACGCGGCCTGATCGGCCACGGTGCGGCCGGCACCGCGGCCCACCCGACCGGCGGGGCCGGCGGCTTCCTGTTCGGTGACGGCGGCACGGGCTATTCGCCGACGGCCGGCGTGACGCCGGGCGGCACCGGCGGCAACGCCGGGCTGATCGGCAACGGCGGCGCCGGTGGCGCCGGTTTCGGCGGCGCGATCGGCGGCACGGGCGGTGTCGGCGGCTGGCTGATGGGCAACGGCGGTCTGGGTGGCGCGGGCGGTGCTGGAGGCAGCGGCGGGCAGGCGCTGTTCTTCGGCAACGGCGGCGACGCGGCAGGTGGTGGGTTCGCCGGCCGCGGCGGGTTGTTCGTCGGCACACATGGCACGGGCGCGCTGCCCACCGCCGGGCCGGGCACGCTCATCCAGATCGACTTCGTGCGCCATGCCCAGTCGATCGCCAATGCCCAGGGCTGGATCGACACCGCGGTACCGGGTGTGTCGCTGACGGCGCTCGGACAGCAACAGGCGGCGGCGATTGCTGCCGTCCTCGACCCGCCGAACCAGTACGCCGGAATTTTCGCTTCCGAGTTGCTGCGGACGCAGCAGACCGCGAGCTACCTGACCGCGAACCCGCAGATATTGGCCGGCCTCAACGAGATCAACGCCGGCATCTACGAGGGCCTACCGCAGATCAGCCCCGCGGGCATCCTCTATCTGATGGGCCCGATCGCGTGGACGCTCGGCTTCCCCCTGGTGCCGATGCTGGCGCCCGGCTCCACGAATGTCAACGGCATCGTGTTCAACAACGCCTTCAACCAGTCGGTGCAAGCGATGTACAACACCGCGATGGGCAACCCGATCGTCTCCCCGGTGACCGGGCACATCACCGACGTGGCGTACTCGAGCGCCTTCACGATCGAGGTCGGCACGCTGATGAACGTGAACAACCCCAACCCCCTACTGCTGCTTACCCATCAGCTCAACAACACCAGCGTTGTGGTCATGCAGGGCGATCCCAAGGGCGGCTGGAATCTGGTCAGCTGGGACGGCGTACCCGTCGGGCCGGCGAATCTGCCGACCAAGCTGTTCGTCGACTTCCGGAACCTGATCGTGCCGCCGCAGGTGGCGGCGTGGAATGCGTTCGAGGGGTTGCTATCCGGCGATCCGACGACGTTCGCGATCGCGGTCCGCGACGGACTCGAAGGGGTCGGCACCGCGACGGCGAACTTCCCGTTGGCAGTGGTCGAGGACTTCATCGACTCGCTGACCCACCCCAGTCTCAGCGGCCTCACCGGGCTGCCGGTCCCGGTCTAG
- a CDS encoding enoyl-CoA hydratase, protein MTETSFVRLGRDGGVSTIELINSKALNIIGSPAISELTQALQTAGDDPGVRVVVLRGSGEKAFIGGADINEMVNLEQDSGQVFIRRLAGLCEAIRECPVPVIARLAGWCLGGGLEVAMSCDLRIAESGAKFGMPEVAVGIPSVIHAALMPALIGAGHSAWMLLTGETIDADTALTWGLVHEVVAPRELDARIAQLTARLGGFGPAAVRQQKRLLNKWFDMSVNAAIEDSVGEFGRAFLTGEPQRHMQSFLDRKSRKPQS, encoded by the coding sequence ATGACGGAAACCAGCTTCGTGCGGCTCGGTCGCGACGGCGGCGTGTCCACCATCGAGCTGATCAACTCCAAAGCGCTGAATATCATTGGTAGTCCGGCGATTTCGGAGCTCACCCAGGCGCTGCAGACGGCGGGAGACGACCCCGGGGTGCGCGTGGTGGTGTTGCGCGGCTCGGGTGAGAAGGCGTTCATCGGCGGCGCCGACATCAACGAGATGGTCAATCTGGAACAGGACAGCGGCCAGGTGTTCATCCGTCGCCTGGCGGGCCTGTGCGAAGCGATCCGGGAATGCCCCGTCCCCGTCATCGCCCGTCTCGCCGGCTGGTGCCTCGGCGGTGGCCTGGAGGTCGCCATGTCCTGTGATCTGCGGATCGCCGAATCCGGCGCCAAGTTCGGGATGCCGGAGGTGGCCGTAGGAATCCCTTCGGTGATCCACGCGGCGCTGATGCCGGCGCTGATCGGGGCCGGGCACTCGGCCTGGATGCTGCTCACCGGCGAAACGATCGATGCCGACACGGCCCTCACTTGGGGACTGGTGCACGAGGTGGTCGCGCCGCGGGAACTCGATGCGCGCATCGCACAGCTCACGGCGCGACTGGGCGGATTCGGGCCGGCGGCGGTCCGGCAACAGAAGCGGCTCCTCAACAAGTGGTTCGACATGTCGGTCAACGCGGCGATCGAAGACAGCGTGGGCGAGTTCGGCCGAGCGTTCCTGACCGGCGAACCGCAGCGGCATATGCAGTCGTTTCTTGACCGCAAAAGCCGAAAACCGCAGTCGTAA
- a CDS encoding wax ester/triacylglycerol synthase family O-acyltransferase, whose translation MSKTARRLGPQDMLFLYGETSSTMMHVGGLMPFTPPPDAPRDFLRQLVDESKENEVVAPWNLKLSHPDLLLSPIQSWVYDDKFDLDYHVRRSALASPGDERELGILVSRLHSNALDLRRPPWEMHFIEGLEGGRFAIYVKMHHALIDGYTGQKMLARSLSTDPHDTTHPLFFNIPTPGRVSAAKEDSGSGIAGGLLNSLGGVVGNLGGMVSGVGSVLGSVAGAGRSTFDLTKALINTQLRSDNEYRNLIGSVQAPHSILNTRISRNRRFATQQYELDRLKKIGANNDSTVNDVALAICGGSLRRFLDELGELPEKSLIAMLPVNVRPKDDEGGGNAVAAILGSLGTNIEDPLERLATVTATTRMAKAELAKMNRDAILAYTAALMAPFTMQLASALSGVKTPLPHAFNLCVSNVPGPQDVLYLRGSRMEASYPVSLVAHSQALNITLQSYASTLNFGFIGCRDTLPHLQRLAVYTGEALDELEDASSGA comes from the coding sequence GTGAGCAAGACCGCCCGGCGGCTGGGCCCGCAAGACATGTTGTTCCTCTACGGCGAGACGTCCAGCACGATGATGCACGTCGGTGGGCTGATGCCGTTCACCCCGCCGCCCGATGCGCCGCGCGACTTCCTGCGACAGCTTGTCGACGAGAGCAAAGAGAACGAGGTCGTCGCGCCGTGGAATCTGAAGCTCAGCCATCCAGATCTGTTACTGAGCCCGATCCAGTCCTGGGTGTACGACGACAAGTTCGACCTGGACTACCACGTCCGGCGCTCCGCGCTGGCGAGTCCCGGCGACGAGCGCGAACTCGGAATCCTGGTGTCGCGCTTGCACAGTAACGCCTTGGACCTGCGCCGCCCACCGTGGGAGATGCACTTCATCGAGGGCCTCGAGGGTGGACGGTTCGCGATCTACGTCAAGATGCATCACGCGCTGATCGACGGCTACACCGGGCAGAAGATGTTGGCTCGCAGCCTGTCGACCGATCCGCACGACACCACCCACCCGCTGTTCTTCAACATCCCGACCCCCGGCCGGGTCTCGGCGGCAAAAGAGGATTCCGGTAGCGGCATCGCGGGCGGTCTGCTCAACAGCCTCGGTGGTGTGGTGGGCAACCTCGGCGGGATGGTCAGCGGGGTGGGCAGCGTGCTCGGTTCGGTTGCGGGTGCGGGACGGTCCACCTTCGATCTCACCAAGGCGCTGATCAATACCCAGTTGCGCAGCGACAACGAGTACCGCAACCTGATCGGCTCGGTGCAGGCGCCGCACAGCATCCTGAACACCCGGATCAGCCGCAACCGCCGCTTCGCCACTCAACAGTACGAGCTCGATCGTCTGAAAAAGATTGGCGCGAACAACGATTCGACCGTCAACGACGTCGCGTTGGCGATCTGCGGCGGCAGTCTGCGGCGATTCCTCGACGAGCTGGGGGAGTTGCCCGAGAAGTCGCTGATCGCGATGCTGCCGGTCAACGTGCGCCCGAAGGACGACGAGGGCGGCGGCAACGCCGTCGCCGCGATCCTTGGTTCGCTGGGCACCAACATCGAAGATCCGCTGGAGCGGTTGGCAACGGTGACCGCGACGACCCGGATGGCCAAGGCCGAGTTGGCGAAGATGAACCGCGACGCGATCCTGGCCTACACCGCGGCCTTGATGGCGCCGTTCACCATGCAGCTGGCCAGTGCGCTCAGCGGCGTGAAAACGCCTCTGCCGCATGCCTTCAACCTCTGCGTCAGCAATGTGCCCGGCCCTCAGGACGTGCTGTATCTGCGGGGCAGTCGGATGGAGGCGTCCTATCCGGTGTCCCTCGTCGCGCACAGCCAGGCGCTCAACATCACCCTGCAGAGTTACGCGAGCACGCTGAATTTCGGGTTCATCGGCTGCCGCGACACCCTTCCGCATCTGCAGCGGTTGGCCGTCTACACCGGCGAAGCCCTCGACGAGTTGGAGGACGCCAGCTCCGGCGCATGA